CATTCTCAAACTACCTGTCTTCCCTCTTCTAACACAGTACCCTAATTTCCCGCCCTCTTCTCTCACCCGCTCCGTAATGGTTTCCGGCGATGCCACCGACGTAAACCTCTTGTCCTTTTTGTTCACCGCCTCGAAAAGCCCGGATAGATCGAGCCCCGACGACAGCGAAATTATATCGAACGCGTTCAAAATTGAAGTGGGAAAATCTTTTTCTGTCACTAATTCGGAATCGTAAGTACTAATTTGAGAAAATTGCAGAGATTTCTTGAACCAGGGAGTGTTCATAAGCACCTCGATGCTCATTCTTGTTTGGGGATTTGGGTCGAGCAGTTGGTGGACGACCCAGCGAGCCGATTTTGACATCCATGCCGGAAACCGATAATCCCGGTGATGAATCTTCCGGTACATGTTCACGAGGTTGCTGTCGTCGAACGGGAGGTATCCGGCGAGGAAGACGAAGAGAATGACGCCGCAAGACCAAGCGTCGGCCTTGGCGCCGTCGTATCCTCGGCGGCAGACGACCTCCGGCGCCGCATAAGCCGGCGTCCCGCACGCCGTGTGCAGCAGGCCGTGTTGGAGCTGCTCCGGCAGGGCGGAGAGGCCAAAGTCTGAGACCTTGATGTTGTTGTTCTGGTCAAGGAGGAGGTTCTGGGGTTTGATGTCGCGGTGAGCGACGCCGTTTTGGTGGCAGTAGTGGAGGGCGGCGACGAGTTGCTGAAAGTATCGACGCGCCGCCGTCTCGGAGAGGCGGCCGCAGCGGCGGATCTTAGAGAAGACGTCGCCGCCTTCGGCGAGCTCCATGACCAGGTAGATCTTGGACTTGGTGGCCATGACTTCGCGGATTCCGAGAATATTGGAGTGTCGGAGACCGCGCATGGCGGCGACTTCGCGGAGAATGCGGGGTTCCATAGCGGCGTCAACGGTCTTGGACTTGTCAATGACTTTGATTGCGACGGAGCCGCCGTCGGCGATGGAGCGAGCTCTGTAGACCTTGGCGAAGCTGCCGCGGCCCAGGAGGCGACCCATCTGGTACCTACCCAGGAGGGTGGCGGTCCCGTCGCTGCCGTCAGCCGCCGTGGTGTTTGGCCCAGCGGCCTTCTTAGGGGCTGTCTGAGGATCCATGGGGCGTGGGTTGGGGCGGCGGCAACGCGGCCGCCGGTGACCCAGGTGGCGGCGAGCGTCGACCCCGCCGAGAGCACACAGAGAGGTTCTCTGGAACGGCGCTTTTGGTGGGTTATATATAGTAGAGGCGGGTGGGAGTGGTTTTCGGCACTTTCCACATTCAACACAATTTCCGAACAGTTCTGTTTGgctgtcaatttttattttcagtttccCATTTTACCCTCCGTTTCTTCCTCATTCGTAGGTGCACCGCAGACGCTGCTTGATATTTTTGGGCGTGAGCTGGGAGAGGGAGTTGGTAAAAGGTGCCAGTTCAAATCATTAATGCATTCGCGTTGCGACAGCAGAACTTACTTCTATTGGGAAAATCTCCTAACCATAGAAAATTTTTGTTAGAAACTCCTGATATTATAATTTTATTCTGAAAATATAACCTTCAATTTTATTCTGAAAATTTTTACATGTTCATTCaattttaaaaatgcatattCTATTTTTATAACAAGTGAAGACACACGTAACGGTTAGtattcattaaaatatttttagatttcattAGCAATGAAGTCCTATTTCTATTGTTACCAAGGTCTTAAATCTTGCCTTCGACTAAAATTTCAAAACACCAAAAGTAAGAAAAGATCGGCGAAAATTTCTCTTTCCAcatcaatttcaattttgatttgaaaaataatggaaattaacttttattaaaatttagaaatggttattggataataataataataatgtaagttgtAGGGctaatattttataaatctaatataatttgttatgtatgagatgtaacagttgtaatataatatatgtatcaaacataatgtgtattaaacatatctGAATAATGTAaatcaaattcataaattaattaaataatatttattatataaataaagataatttaaacataaatggttaaataaaatgttgttgtggATACCTAGGAATAATTCTTTTACATTTCAAAAGCctttgtaataattttttgtttccaTACAATAAGTAAGATAAATTAAGTAAAATATTTCACTTTGCGTTTAAATATCACATTTGAATTTCAagtaaatttctaaaaattttaaaatggttCACAAAAATTGTAAGATTTCAATGAATTTAGGATGATTTGTTAAACTTTCTATAAAAATTTATAGGACTGAATTTAATTGTCATCTTAATTTCGAGAGTGATGAAAAgcgaatattttaattgatattttgACAATTTAATGAAAATTTAAGACCATAATAACCACCACTAAACAAAAAGTTGAAAAATGAGGTTATTGTGGGGAAGGCTTGGGGTTAGGGAGGGATAggtaggggtaggggtaggggtaggggtagggTTAGGAGTAGTTTGCTATGCTGGTTCCCATTGGGCCATAAGTGGAAAGTCTCAATTCCAAAAAGGAGGATTGCCCACTCCATAGGCAAAAGAAATTCACCTATTTTAGGTTTGTCCATACGTTAAAGATTTCAAAAAAGTCAAAAATCTTCTTTGAGATTTACTAAAATGATAgaaacattttctcaaaaaatttatttttttataaaacacAAGAGAATATTTATGTCTTTTTAACAAAATATTTGGGGAGGtctttgaaattcttgaaatttcaagaaagatttctaaaatttttgaaactttaccGAAAGTCATTGTCCTTTTACCAACCTTAAGAGAGGTTAGAGTCTTTtgcctaattttttattttacaaactTATAACTATGAGTTCCTTAGGATTTGTTTGGTGTCgttgttgtttcttattttcaatttctATTTCTCCACAGCGAAAAACACATGTTGTAAAAAATGCATTGGTTTTTGTTATCACATTTTTGTTTATATTCATTTTTTcaactatttttcaaaaaatagaatttatgattttaagttgttttatcaatctattgccaaaaattttaatatccatgaataatttttttggattaaattattcatttatgcacttttaaattaaaatcaaaactaaatgatcacataaatttaaatataattaaaataaaaatatacataaatttttaaaataataataataaagtcaattacaaaatacttttactatttttcaattatcatgtctaataattttttttttgtaaaataaattttgaaagttgaacaattaagtaaaataattaataaattttattttcattataataatttttttaatgtgtattatttgtaattttattttttaatcatatttttataatattttaatttaaagatgaaaatgagcatttttttaattaggtttttaatttgtattaattttataaatattaaccaaacaaattGCTCGtttctagtttttaatttctatttttagtttttgatttttcgtttctctaatttttgacagtgatactaAACGATCCCTTAATAACTATCAAATATAATAtcaatcatttttttaaaaagaattcaTATTCTTTGTTTCAAAgcataaattttgagttttgaatttaaatatatataaattttgataaaatataatataaaaacatattaaatttaatttaaatctatACAAGTAgaaatccaaaactcaaaatccaAGTTCTGAACAACTATCTAGATATCTCTAAATTTTAcccaatataatttatattgtagACTCAtatactaaataaaaaataagataaacttTAGATATTTATTAGTTCACATGAGATTCTATTTTGTTcctattttaataaaataaaaacctcATTTGTTGCAACATCAATATCTTTTTGCTTTATAAGGGCATTACTATGACACTCTTCCCAAGAAACCCATAAAAAAATCCATGCTAATGActgaattaaaatatttaaatcacCCTCTTTGACCCTCAAACTGTTTTAAACCTTTGATTAATCTTCAGGTGTTGGTTTACAACTTGGACGCATTCagtgcaatatatatataatgtgatgTTGAGCCTCTGTGACCCATGGGAACATCAatacattttacattttttatttaaaattatatgagatcaaacataaattttatattatgAGTTGTTTAAATCTACACAAATGCTCATTGTATATATACCATGAACTATTCTACAAGCCTAATCTAGTTGACTCAAATGGTAAGAGTAATTTGTAACTTTGGTGACCTCAAGGTCACGTGTTCGATTCCTCTTTAAGAGTTTGTCCTAGTAAATTATCAAAGGTGCGTCAATGGGTAGTCACTggatttggtgccgcaccatatATAATGTCCAAAGTAGAGTGATGGTGGTTAGAgtcattggatttaaaaaaaaaaactttttttgaaGAGAAGTGATGGATTCAACTTGACTTGAAATTTTAGGTGTGCATTCGTGACGACAAGGGTTTCAATTTGATCGCTTTGATCGTGATATTCTTcttcagattttattttcttgtgaGACAATCTTTTATTAGTCTCAAGTTTTTGTTGATGAGATTGACTTGTGAGTATGAttgtttatgattttttttatcttACCTAGAGGATTTGGTTTGAACACGGGGTCTCATGATTTTTTCCTGATTTGAATTTTGTAAATTTTTGGTGTTCGGTTTTAGGATATTTTTTTACTTTACTATTTTTTtgattatttgttaatttatttgGTGATTTAATTATTGCATTTGTGGATTAAATTATGGCATTGGAAATGGTGGATATATTTTTAACTCATTGTTCTATTTTATCCGTACAAGGTGGGAAAGGACATGTAAGTATTATACTATTCTTCTCGACACAAAGTCAAATGAAAAGATATATGCCAACCATAAAATAAGGTGGTTCAGACCTAAATCTCTTTGACAAAAGCTATGAAGCTACTTTGCCATTTATGAAATGGTAAATGAAAATGGTTCCGAAGCtcatatgaaaaaaatatattatacaaagtGGTGTTATGGATCTTAGAAGTATATGCATATGCATTGGGCAGTAATTGATGGTATAATTCATGTTTTcacataatattttattttcatatttattttaaattcaaaaagttATTATCACTTTGAAAATTTTGTAGCATAAATCTAATGAAAATATTTTCATCAAATAGATACGTGATTTTCGAAAATAATTTTCTCGAAATATGTCATTTAAAGGAGCATCATCCCATAAACTAAACATACAATTAACTATGTATTTAGTACATAACAAGCCAACAAAATaggataaattaaattaaatttatcgcttaatattttcatatatttttattttattctaataTCACCATATTATATAGAGTAACACTAGTTCATGGGTCCATgtatcataaaataaaatacgATTAGAAGAGTTTTGCTACTCATTATAAGATAAATATCACAAGAAAATATATCGAAGAGAAATAATAAGGATCATTATGGATCTAATTTCAGTAAAGCTCTCTTTTGTCTCTCGTGATGTAAACATAGAGAAAATGATTAAGAATTTTTCTACAATACCATACCATCTAAAGTCTTGCCTACGATtcaatcttctttttttttcactAAATGAGGACGAcactttcatttatttattaatatacactCACTTTTggaggaggaatactgtggttacaaacTAAGCAAAATGGAGATTACAAAACAACCAAtcaaattaggacaacaaaattaaacataactgacaaagaaaataaaaatataaacacaataaaaattaaatcaaaatacaccaaacaaAATTTTAGAGTTAAACTAACGACGAATGGAAACGAGACCCTACCTATCCTGATAAATCTAATTCTGATAAATCATTGTCTACTTTGTTTACTAATCtcacaattttatattataaaagaCAAATCATATAATTGAAATATGAATTAATTTTATAGAGTcaaaatttttaaagtttttaaaaaaggTGAGTACAAAATTTTCTAATACACATCGAATGTGGCACGGAGCCCTACCCCACTTTACCGGCGAGCAGAAAGTGACGGTGGGGAGCGTGTTGTACATGGTCCCGCTACTGTGCTCCTAGGGGGGGGCTCACGTGATGACACAGACGGCTGGGAATGGAGCCACGTGTCAAAGCCCTTACATCACACGGCACGCGGGATGAAGCTGAAGCAGATCCGTGACTAATTTTCACAGGGAAAATGATGGAGTGGCTTCCAAGTCAAAATTTAATAGGGTACCATGTTTAACTCTTTCCTCCTTTGGCCCCACTGCATTCCGTACCTCTTAGTTACGTAGTGATGTATAACTCAGTGACTATACATGCATGGTTTGATTTTTGTCACATCTAAGAATAAGAGAATAATTTGAAATAAGTAATGTGAAGGTTAGAGATTTTAACTccgtatttttttttaatggttcACAACTCCTATTTAAGTAAGTTCTTTAAACTCATTCAGATAGTATCAAATATGAGGATTAAAATATTATCTATCATTGACCCATTTATGGGTGAGTATTGGATCGGTTCGGTGAATTAGGTTAATTAACTGagctaattaaaaattttttattaaaaaaaactaaataaccgaaccgaccgaaatttCATACTTAACCGAACTCAAAATTGACCGAATTGAATTTTAGTTAAATCGGTTAAAATCAATTAatcgatttaatattttaatatatatataatataaaatatattttattataatatatataattatttattattaatttatactattaagttaattcggttaaccgaattagcgaaacccaaaaaccaaaccgAAAATCGAAAGCCgaaattcaatgaaaatgaaaaccaaaccgaaccaaataaattttttaatcaaaTCGAACCAATCGAATTTactcggttaattcggttttaaccaaattatgctcacctgTAGGCCCATTAATGCATCCTCAATAATCCATAGACTAATCATGAATCTAGAACCTCACGGTCACCAAGGATTAATCTTGTGTTTGGTATATTAGAATATGTTAGTGTAATAAATTGAGAGTGAAATGGAATAAAAAACTATATGACaaatttgtaaaattgtaaacaccgatttcattatattttatttcattccaTTTTTATGTACCAAACAAGTTGCAAATG
This genomic stretch from Malania oleifera isolate guangnan ecotype guangnan chromosome 3, ASM2987363v1, whole genome shotgun sequence harbors:
- the LOC131152390 gene encoding CBL-interacting serine/threonine-protein kinase 7, yielding MDPQTAPKKAAGPNTTAADGSDGTATLLGRYQMGRLLGRGSFAKVYRARSIADGGSVAIKVIDKSKTVDAAMEPRILREVAAMRGLRHSNILGIREVMATKSKIYLVMELAEGGDVFSKIRRCGRLSETAARRYFQQLVAALHYCHQNGVAHRDIKPQNLLLDQNNNIKVSDFGLSALPEQLQHGLLHTACGTPAYAAPEVVCRRGYDGAKADAWSCGVILFVFLAGYLPFDDSNLVNMYRKIHHRDYRFPAWMSKSARWVVHQLLDPNPQTRMSIEVLMNTPWFKKSLQFSQISTYDSELVTEKDFPTSILNAFDIISLSSGLDLSGLFEAVNKKDKRFTSVASPETITERVREEGGKLGYCVRRGKTGSLRMEKGNVLLVVEILEVAPSLLLVDVKVAEGVVEFGELQWGDLKAGLGDIALQWHNLDGA